One segment of Opitutaceae bacterium DNA contains the following:
- a CDS encoding diacylglycerol kinase family lipid kinase, which yields MKTCFIINPRAGRHRNRTDVMKRAEAFLSVQGNEGRVMMTERPAHARELARSAVGEGFDRVVAVGGDGTMNEVASVLIGTPVAMGLVPRGSGNGLGRHLGIRHGDSHAFDVLQSGRILAIDTGVVNGVPFINAMGIGFDAEVSQRFNALTKRGFVSYLSTAVRLFLSRKAVGCTVRAEGEGFSENAFLVAVANSDQYGNDCIIAPGARLDDGLLDLTLIREVGWLRAPGLGMRLFTRTLDRSPLVVRSRAAAFVIERMEDGVIHTDGEVHHMGRRLDIAVRPASLRVMVPSDWNR from the coding sequence GTGAAGACCTGTTTCATCATCAATCCCCGCGCCGGAAGGCACCGGAATCGAACGGATGTCATGAAGCGGGCGGAGGCATTCCTTTCCGTTCAGGGAAATGAGGGGCGCGTCATGATGACCGAGCGTCCGGCGCACGCACGCGAACTCGCCCGGAGCGCCGTAGGGGAAGGCTTCGACCGGGTGGTCGCCGTGGGGGGTGATGGAACGATGAATGAAGTGGCGTCCGTTCTCATCGGCACACCCGTCGCGATGGGGCTCGTGCCGCGCGGCTCGGGCAACGGGCTGGGGCGGCATCTGGGAATTCGTCACGGCGACAGCCATGCGTTTGACGTGCTGCAGTCGGGCCGGATCCTTGCGATTGATACGGGCGTGGTCAATGGGGTCCCTTTCATCAATGCAATGGGGATTGGTTTCGATGCGGAGGTGAGCCAGCGTTTCAACGCGCTGACAAAACGTGGATTCGTCTCCTACCTGTCGACGGCGGTTCGACTCTTTCTTTCGCGAAAGGCGGTGGGCTGCACGGTGCGGGCGGAGGGGGAGGGTTTCAGCGAAAACGCATTCCTGGTGGCGGTCGCCAACTCCGATCAGTATGGAAATGACTGCATCATTGCGCCGGGCGCGCGTCTGGATGACGGCCTGCTTGACCTCACGCTGATTCGCGAAGTGGGCTGGCTGCGGGCGCCGGGGCTGGGCATGCGGCTCTTCACCAGGACGCTCGATCGGAGCCCGCTGGTCGTCCGAAGTCGCGCGGCGGCTTTTGTGATCGAAAGGATGGAGGACGGTGTCATCCACACCGACGGCGAGGTGCACCACATGGGACGCCGCCTCGACATTGCGGTTCGCCCGGCGAGCCTGCGAGTGATGGTGCCTTCGGACTGGAACCGTTGA
- a CDS encoding tryptophan synthase subunit alpha translates to MDRIASTFARTHSENRAALVAYLCAGDPDLETSLAVCRTVLANGVDILELGVPFSDPLADGQTNQLAAQRALASGMTSEHVFELVRRLRAEFPRVPIAFYTYYNLIFSNGSEAYLASAKQAGVDAILTLDLPPEEAGELSDLARKHGIRTVFIVAPTTPASRIPIITQAATGFIYYVSREGVTGVREAVADNIATAVSQIKACTSLPVVVGFGISRREHVRTVGQTADGVVVGSVLVNCIRDNLGNTGRILETIGGVTRDLAAGLGRA, encoded by the coding sequence ATGGACCGCATCGCTTCCACGTTTGCCCGTACACACAGTGAGAATCGTGCCGCACTTGTAGCCTACCTCTGCGCGGGCGACCCCGACCTGGAAACCTCGCTCGCCGTCTGCCGAACCGTGCTGGCGAACGGTGTCGACATTCTCGAACTCGGCGTGCCGTTTTCCGATCCTCTCGCGGACGGGCAGACCAACCAGCTTGCCGCACAGCGGGCCCTCGCGTCGGGCATGACCTCCGAGCACGTCTTTGAGCTGGTGCGCCGCCTGCGCGCCGAGTTTCCCCGCGTTCCGATAGCCTTCTACACGTATTACAACCTCATCTTTTCAAACGGCAGCGAAGCCTATCTCGCCTCCGCGAAGCAGGCGGGAGTGGACGCCATTCTCACGCTCGACCTGCCTCCTGAGGAAGCCGGAGAACTGTCCGATCTCGCGAGGAAACACGGCATCAGGACGGTTTTCATAGTTGCTCCGACGACACCCGCATCCCGCATCCCGATCATCACGCAGGCGGCCACTGGATTCATTTACTACGTTTCCCGTGAAGGTGTCACCGGAGTGCGCGAGGCTGTCGCCGACAACATCGCGACTGCAGTCAGCCAGATCAAGGCGTGCACATCGCTTCCGGTCGTCGTCGGTTTCGGCATATCCCGCAGGGAGCATGTCAGGACGGTGGGCCAGACTGCGGATGGCGTCGTCGTGGGCTCCGTCCTCGTCAATTGCATCCGCGACAATCTTGGCAACACCGGCCGGATTCTTGAAACGATCGGTGGAGTGACACGCGATCTAGCCGCCGGCCTGGGCCGCGCCTGA
- the lysS gene encoding lysine--tRNA ligase, with product MTDPLIDNTHDQHAVRLAKLDELRAAGNDPFRARFAVSHFSEDARKLHVDGQDNAVSVSVAGRIVVMRDMGKSQFVKLFDQQSGSEAGPIQIYVRKDVVGEAAYAAFKKLDLGDIIGAEGTLFKTKTGEITVRVDRYVLLAKALRPLPEKWHGLSDPEQVYRQRYLDLIVNRESRERLLLRSRIVSHIRRFLESRHFIEVETPVLQNVAGGAAARPFTTHHNALGMDFFLRISLELYLKRLLVGGIDRVFEIGRNFRNEGISRRHNPEFTMLEVYQAYSDFRGMMELVRALLQSICTEVLGTSRIRHAASGQEIDFSGEWREISYKQLIREATGDAEWFARSKERKVEGAEALGLKVDPKWEEFEITNEIFSKKIEPTLIQPTFVTHLPKELCPLAKLNQQDPGVLDVFELIIGGMEIAPAYSEQNDPVEQRRMFEAQAGEERQNIDHDFLLALEHGMPPAGGMGIGIDRLCILLSGAESIRDVMFFPQLRSQPGAATS from the coding sequence ATGACAGACCCTTTGATCGACAACACCCACGACCAGCACGCCGTCCGGCTGGCGAAGCTCGATGAGCTGCGTGCCGCGGGCAACGATCCCTTTCGCGCCCGGTTCGCAGTGAGCCATTTCTCCGAGGATGCCCGAAAGCTGCACGTGGACGGCCAGGACAACGCGGTCTCAGTCTCGGTGGCCGGCCGCATCGTGGTCATGCGCGACATGGGAAAGAGCCAGTTCGTGAAATTGTTCGATCAGCAAAGCGGCTCCGAGGCGGGACCAATCCAGATCTACGTCAGGAAGGACGTCGTGGGGGAAGCCGCGTACGCCGCCTTCAAGAAGCTGGACCTCGGGGACATCATCGGTGCGGAAGGCACGCTCTTCAAGACGAAGACCGGGGAGATCACGGTGCGGGTCGATCGATATGTGCTGCTTGCCAAAGCCCTGCGGCCGCTGCCGGAAAAGTGGCACGGATTGAGCGACCCGGAGCAGGTTTATCGCCAGCGATACCTTGACCTGATCGTGAACAGGGAGTCCCGCGAGCGGCTGCTCCTGCGATCCCGCATCGTGTCGCACATCCGGCGATTCTTGGAGTCGCGTCATTTCATTGAGGTGGAGACGCCCGTCCTCCAGAACGTCGCGGGCGGCGCGGCGGCGCGGCCCTTCACCACGCACCACAATGCGCTGGGCATGGACTTTTTCCTGCGAATCTCACTCGAGCTTTACCTGAAGCGGCTGCTGGTCGGCGGCATTGATCGAGTCTTCGAGATCGGTCGGAATTTCCGCAATGAAGGGATTTCGCGGCGTCACAATCCGGAGTTCACCATGCTCGAGGTCTACCAGGCCTACAGCGATTTTCGCGGGATGATGGAGCTGGTGAGGGCGCTGCTTCAGTCGATCTGCACGGAGGTGCTTGGGACTTCCAGGATCAGGCACGCGGCAAGCGGACAGGAGATCGACTTCTCGGGCGAGTGGCGGGAGATTTCCTACAAGCAGCTCATTCGTGAGGCGACAGGTGACGCAGAGTGGTTCGCACGCTCGAAGGAGCGGAAGGTCGAGGGGGCGGAGGCGCTTGGGCTCAAGGTCGATCCAAAATGGGAGGAGTTTGAGATCACGAACGAGATTTTCTCAAAGAAGATCGAGCCCACGCTGATACAGCCAACGTTCGTGACGCACCTGCCGAAGGAACTTTGTCCGCTGGCGAAGCTGAACCAGCAGGATCCGGGGGTTCTTGACGTGTTTGAGCTCATCATTGGGGGCATGGAAATCGCGCCGGCCTACAGCGAGCAGAACGACCCCGTTGAGCAGCGCCGCATGTTCGAGGCGCAGGCCGGGGAGGAGCGGCAGAACATCGATCATGACTTCCTCCTTGCGCTTGAACATGGCATGCCACCCGCCGGCGGCATGGGAATCGGCATCGACCGGCTCTGCATTCTTCTGTCGGGAGCGGAGAGCATTCGCGACGTCATGTTTTTTCCGCAGCTTCGCTCCCAGCCCGGAGCGGCGACATCCTGA
- a CDS encoding ABC transporter permease: protein MPWYLYLALRQLFPAGRRFPFFTAISILGVALGVTLLLVVMSVMGGFGFEIRRMIVETEGEVQIKSSQPIQNWRELVGKIERIPGVAAATPYASGAVMVLHEGRPAYPMLRGLDLASVERVVNLAHYVRVGSLDDLDDDSVILSSELARSMDIVVGESLEIYSPLMVERLRSDEVFLPREVKVVGILEIGHQQLDSSTVYCTLRLAQDLYGLSSSVHGINVRAKSGVGEDELAARINAAGLPQGIRAFSWMDSFEAFLWVLNLEKSMIFFLLLFIVIVAAFSVTSSLLISVVRKTREIGLLGALGARPVSIAACFCSQGLLIGVIGTVLGIGLGFLALALRNDVVMTLARLTQRDEALRRFYQFSNLPSHTAVSDVVTIIVLTIFISFLAGLIPAWRAARLRPVEAFRNE, encoded by the coding sequence ATGCCCTGGTACCTTTATCTGGCTCTTCGGCAGCTCTTCCCTGCGGGACGCCGGTTCCCGTTCTTCACGGCTATCTCGATTCTCGGTGTGGCGCTTGGAGTGACCCTGCTGCTGGTGGTCATGAGTGTCATGGGTGGATTCGGCTTCGAGATCCGGCGGATGATCGTCGAAACCGAGGGGGAAGTTCAGATCAAGAGTTCGCAGCCGATCCAGAACTGGAGGGAACTTGTAGGGAAAATCGAACGGATTCCGGGTGTCGCTGCGGCGACTCCCTATGCGTCGGGAGCGGTCATGGTGCTGCACGAAGGAAGGCCCGCGTATCCCATGCTGCGCGGACTGGATCTGGCCTCTGTTGAGCGGGTCGTGAATCTGGCGCACTATGTGCGCGTGGGATCACTCGACGACCTTGATGACGATTCGGTGATACTGAGCTCCGAACTCGCGCGTTCGATGGACATCGTTGTGGGGGAAAGCCTTGAAATATATTCGCCGCTCATGGTGGAGCGGCTGCGAAGCGATGAGGTATTCCTGCCGCGTGAGGTCAAGGTGGTCGGCATTCTGGAGATCGGCCACCAGCAGTTGGACAGCAGCACCGTCTACTGCACGCTGAGGCTGGCGCAGGACCTTTACGGACTCTCCTCGTCGGTGCATGGCATCAATGTGCGGGCGAAAAGCGGGGTTGGGGAGGATGAACTTGCAGCCCGCATCAATGCGGCCGGACTGCCGCAGGGCATACGGGCGTTCTCATGGATGGACAGCTTTGAGGCGTTCCTGTGGGTGCTCAATCTTGAGAAGAGCATGATCTTCTTTCTGCTGCTGTTCATCGTCATCGTGGCTGCGTTTTCCGTCACCAGCTCGCTCCTCATTTCCGTTGTCAGAAAGACCCGGGAGATCGGTCTTCTCGGAGCGCTCGGAGCGCGGCCAGTTTCCATAGCAGCCTGCTTCTGCTCGCAGGGGCTCCTGATTGGCGTCATCGGAACCGTATTGGGCATCGGCCTGGGCTTTCTTGCACTGGCCCTTCGAAACGACGTCGTGATGACGCTGGCCCGTCTCACCCAGCGGGACGAGGCATTGCGGCGTTTTTACCAGTTTTCCAACCTTCCGTCGCATACCGCGGTGTCGGATGTGGTGACGATCATCGTGCTCACGATTTTCATCTCGTTTCTCGCCGGGCTGATTCCCGCCTGGCGTGCCGCGAGACTGAGGCCGGTTGAGGCCTTTCGCAATGAGTGA
- a CDS encoding ABC transporter ATP-binding protein yields the protein MSEHGPVEVLRAEGIRKSFPSGDRRIDVLNGADLSLRAGESVAIRGESGAGKSTLLNILAGLDASDAGRLFWGADLITPRSATVRRNAYLGMVFQAFHLIPEMTAWDNVLMPCRIGGVLNASARRRASDLLERVGLSERSHHLPSQLSGGERQRVAVARALINEPPLLLADEPTGNLDERTGVAVIDALLGLCASTATALVLVTHNAAHASKTGRTLLLRGGQLHHD from the coding sequence ATGAGTGAGCACGGCCCCGTTGAAGTCCTGCGCGCCGAGGGGATCCGCAAGTCGTTCCCCAGCGGCGATCGCCGCATAGATGTGCTGAACGGTGCGGACCTATCGCTCAGGGCGGGCGAAAGCGTGGCGATCCGGGGTGAGTCGGGCGCGGGAAAATCGACCCTTCTGAACATTCTCGCGGGGCTTGATGCGAGCGACGCGGGGCGGTTGTTCTGGGGCGCCGATCTGATCACGCCGCGTTCGGCGACGGTTCGGCGCAACGCCTATCTCGGAATGGTTTTCCAGGCGTTCCACCTCATACCCGAAATGACAGCGTGGGACAATGTACTCATGCCCTGCCGCATTGGGGGTGTGTTGAACGCATCCGCCCGCCGGCGCGCCTCGGACCTTCTCGAACGGGTCGGACTCTCCGAAAGATCCCATCACCTGCCGTCGCAGTTGTCCGGCGGCGAGCGCCAGCGTGTCGCGGTTGCGCGTGCGCTGATCAATGAGCCCCCTTTGCTTCTTGCGGACGAGCCGACCGGGAATCTCGATGAAAGGACGGGTGTGGCCGTGATCGACGCCCTTCTTGGACTCTGCGCCTCGACAGCCACCGCGCTTGTCCTCGTCACCCACAATGCCGCGCACGCCAGCAAGACGGGTCGGACCCTCCTGCTTCGCGGCGGACAGCTTCATCATGACTGA
- a CDS encoding Gfo/Idh/MocA family oxidoreductase, which yields MTDSLIRCGVAGVGSLGQHHARIYGTLPGARYVGFFETNDVRAAEIQGRFGGERFASLSALGDACDAVSVAVPTDRHAAVAIPLLAAGCHLLIEKPLTATLPEAEEVLAAAKAAGVLVQVGHIEHFNPVMAFLEKEVSDARFITTERLAPFTPRGTEVGVVLDLMIHDIGIVLELVRSPVEKIDSVGLSVLSKSEDIANARIQFANGCVANLNASRMSLKKVREIRIFQSSAYLSFDFMNQSGHLVKRSGMLDYAARIMSGEVKPGDLSAVPLESVPIEKGEPLARELAHFVDSVARARRPKVDAVLGKSALELAIAITGQIRAAGGRR from the coding sequence ATGACTGATTCACTCATTCGCTGCGGCGTCGCAGGTGTCGGTTCACTCGGGCAGCACCATGCCCGCATTTACGGCACGCTCCCGGGTGCGCGTTATGTTGGATTCTTCGAAACCAATGATGTCCGCGCCGCGGAAATCCAGGGCAGGTTTGGCGGCGAGCGGTTTGCCAGTCTTTCGGCGCTGGGCGATGCCTGTGACGCGGTTTCCGTGGCGGTTCCAACCGACCGCCATGCCGCGGTGGCGATCCCGCTTCTGGCGGCGGGCTGCCATCTCCTGATTGAAAAGCCGCTGACAGCGACGCTGCCGGAGGCGGAGGAGGTTCTTGCGGCTGCAAAGGCGGCCGGTGTCCTGGTGCAGGTCGGGCACATCGAGCACTTCAATCCCGTGATGGCCTTTCTTGAAAAGGAGGTCAGCGACGCACGCTTCATCACCACGGAGCGGCTGGCTCCGTTCACGCCGAGGGGGACTGAGGTCGGCGTTGTATTGGACTTGATGATACACGACATCGGCATCGTGCTTGAACTGGTGAGGTCGCCGGTCGAGAAGATCGACAGCGTCGGCCTGAGCGTGCTGTCGAAATCGGAGGACATTGCAAATGCGCGCATCCAGTTTGCCAATGGATGCGTGGCCAATCTGAACGCCAGCCGCATGAGCCTGAAGAAGGTGCGCGAGATCCGCATCTTTCAGTCGAGCGCCTATCTTTCGTTCGATTTCATGAATCAATCCGGCCATCTGGTGAAGCGCTCCGGCATGCTGGACTACGCGGCTCGCATCATGTCGGGTGAGGTGAAGCCGGGGGACCTCTCGGCCGTTCCGCTTGAGTCGGTGCCGATCGAGAAAGGGGAGCCGCTGGCCCGGGAGCTTGCGCATTTTGTCGACAGTGTGGCCCGTGCGCGGAGGCCGAAGGTGGACGCTGTCCTGGGAAAGTCGGCGCTTGAACTGGCGATCGCGATCACCGGCCAGATTCGAGCCGCCGGAGGAAGGCGCTAG
- a CDS encoding lipid-A-disaccharide synthase: MIAGEHSGDEHAARLIRSLGVSSPGLRIAALGGPEMADAGAQLLHDLTASSVVGLVEVLKNYSFFRRLFDATLAWITEHQPRAVLFVDYPGFNLRLAAALRERGISVKGGGRVRTLFYISPQIWAWKAKRRFTMARDLDALAVIFPFEVKCYADTSLPVAFVGHPFLEPDHRASVSYGKNGPILLLPGSRRQAVSRIFPVLLAGYRAYRKRPAVVVHPSELIADIVRSTPLPQEISLVEAGSPVAASAVLTSSGTMSLQCALAGIPGAIAYRANPLTYVMGKMLLQVKYLGIANLLLGEPMYPEYIQGAARSDVLARELMSACEDPQRRADTQEQAAALRKILTHPAGITAPGWVLKHLG; encoded by the coding sequence ATGATTGCCGGCGAGCACTCCGGAGACGAACATGCGGCGCGATTGATTCGCTCCCTTGGGGTTTCGTCTCCCGGGCTGAGGATCGCCGCACTGGGCGGGCCGGAGATGGCCGATGCGGGGGCCCAGTTGCTTCACGATCTCACGGCGTCTTCGGTCGTCGGGCTCGTGGAGGTGCTGAAAAACTATTCCTTCTTCAGGCGCCTGTTCGATGCGACGCTGGCGTGGATAACGGAGCACCAACCCCGGGCGGTCCTTTTTGTCGACTATCCCGGCTTCAATCTCAGGCTCGCGGCGGCCTTGCGCGAACGCGGCATCAGCGTGAAGGGCGGCGGGCGGGTCAGGACGCTTTTCTACATCTCTCCGCAGATTTGGGCTTGGAAGGCGAAACGACGGTTCACGATGGCCCGGGACCTGGATGCGCTCGCGGTGATATTTCCATTTGAGGTGAAATGCTATGCGGACACCTCGCTTCCGGTCGCGTTTGTGGGTCATCCCTTCCTCGAACCGGACCACCGGGCTTCGGTCAGCTATGGGAAGAATGGCCCGATACTGCTGCTTCCCGGGAGTCGCCGGCAGGCGGTCTCGCGGATCTTCCCCGTGCTGCTTGCCGGGTACCGCGCTTATCGGAAGCGGCCTGCGGTTGTTGTGCACCCAAGCGAGCTGATCGCTGACATTGTGCGAAGCACGCCGCTGCCGCAGGAGATCTCGCTGGTGGAGGCGGGGAGTCCGGTGGCGGCGTCTGCCGTGCTGACATCCAGCGGAACGATGTCCCTGCAGTGCGCACTTGCTGGGATTCCGGGGGCGATCGCCTATCGCGCGAACCCACTCACCTACGTGATGGGGAAAATGCTGCTTCAGGTGAAGTACCTTGGGATCGCCAATCTCCTCCTTGGGGAGCCCATGTATCCCGAATACATTCAGGGCGCCGCGAGAAGCGATGTGCTTGCGAGGGAATTGATGTCCGCGTGTGAGGATCCGCAGCGCCGAGCAGATACCCAGGAACAGGCGGCCGCGTTGAGGAAAATCCTGACGCACCCGGCTGGAATCACCGCACCGGGCTGGGTGTTGAAACATCTTGGGTAG